From the Pleurodeles waltl isolate 20211129_DDA chromosome 6, aPleWal1.hap1.20221129, whole genome shotgun sequence genome, the window ATCCCAACAGACTCGTGGCTGTATTTTATACAAAAGATTTTTACTCAGCAATAACATCTACCCAATCATCATACTtcagttttgtcatttttatgtaaaGTTTCacaatgaaattttttttttttttattaaaagtgtaGAATATGGTTCGTAGAGAAAtggaaaatttaatttaaaagcatgaATCTGATTCAGTGAAAAGATCAGTGGGGTGTAAACATATTATCCGCTCTGTAGAGCCAATACTGATAGAGAAGGGGCATGGACCGTTACAGAGCTGCCTGTCCTTCATGTAGAGACTTTTGCAGAGTACTTCGAGCCTTAGTAGGGTTGCAGGCTTTCCTCTGGAAATGTTTCAATACCTCTCTTGTCGACCCTTGTTTTAGCATGTTGCGTCAGTAAATCATTATGGTTACAAAATGAGTTGCTAATTCCTAACTAGCTTTCTTTGCTACAGACTCGCATGACGGCATGGCGGCCACCGCAGCAGTGAGTCCCAGTGAATACCTGCAGCCGTCTGCCAGTTCCACCCAGGTGAGCTCTTTGGAGTAATGAGGTCATGAAATTGTAGGGAGATCCTGGTGGGCATATTCAAATGCAAATGAACAGACGTTTTGGGGAGAGGGGTAAGTGTGTTTGGAGAGCCCATAATAATGTGAAGGTGCCTTTAGCATATGAAACAGCAGCTCTTGCAGAGACTTGCGACTCCTAAAAAAGAACTACTAATCAAACTATCTAGCCCTCAAAGTCTCTAAAACAGCTGACTTTTATGTTAGTTTATGTTGGAGGCTACACATAAGTCAACACACCTTTTCTCCTTCATGATCTTTCTGTGCTTATCTTGCACACAAGTTACTTTTTGAGGAGGGAATCAAGGTGTAGCCATGCTGATTCCTGCACTGTGGAAGTATCCTCTTAAGCATGATATTTGAGTACTTTAACGCTCAGGCACATTGTGCTTGATTAAAGTGTTCATTTCTATGGAACAGGAATATATGATACAAGGGCCTAGTTGAGATTGGGGTGTAGATAAACATGGTTCTAATTTTCACTCATAATGAATCTAGAACTGGTCTGTGGAGGTTTATCAGGTGCTACTCTGGAATTATCTAAATGTGTTCCTGTTTGTTGAAGTACTATATTCAGTGTATCCCAATCTGTTCCACCGCACGTGATCCCAGACTAGCTCGTGCAGAGTTACAGGACTGGTTCTGACATACTGACACTCAGCCCTCCAAGAGTGCCAGATGTCTGGCTACAGCTCTTGTGAAATCTCAGTGAGGCACTTCCTCCGTTGTTTGACAGCTTTGTCCTTCTTACAGCTATAGAAAGAGTCGGGTCACAGTGGCCATACTATAAATGCTGCGGGTGGGTTATACACACCCCAGCCATTCTACTGTAGCCATTGTCCACTACCCCTGCTGACTTCATGACTACTGCTGGAGTCTCTTCACTCAGACCTGTTACTGCTGTCACTTGTCCTTCTCGCCCATTCAAATGACTTCTGCAACCATATCCACCAGCCTTGCGACTAGTGTAGATTAAAATTAGTACACTGCGGAGCAGGTACGTTTACATTTTTTGTCTTTATTgtggatcagaggagggcttttcaCTACCtcaccttgttttatttatttattttaattgtgtgAGTCTGTTGCCCTCAGATACTTTACCTCTGCAAtgcttctctttccttgttagcggCTTCTTAGACTTTcccatttgctttttttttttaagtctggttTGACAGCCCAAATGTATATGCTTCCTATTGTTACCAGTTCTCTACTGTCTCACTTGTGTATCATTCATTTTCCTTTAGAATGCTTGCATTTCAGTGCAATGTGGACTATTTTAATCTCAAAAGAACAGTAACTGTGATACATTCATTTGTTATAGATGCATTGTAATCAGAaagctacatgtttttttttttcacggtagcaggctttaaaaaaatattttgccaaggATTTAAAAAGGcaacccagacctattggctttgctgatgtttatttttcatttttctcttgtcCAAATTAACCTATTTGTCCccctgccttctgtgtgcattcatTGGCCTGCATGGAATTGCGAAAGATTATTTGGCAACAATCGCAAGAACACAAAAAATGTGATCAAATTAATTTGTTATGAGCGAGTgggtgagatttgggcttgttaGCACTGGTGAAATATTTAAATCAGATAGCCAGGTCTTACTGTTGCTGTTACAAAACAGCTCTGTGACTGAACGGTGTCTGCGCACATTACATGACTGAATGCTCTCAGTGGCTTTTTCTACGCCCATCCACGTGATGTTACACAGTTGCAGCACTCGGACTACTGTGAGTGTACACCCCGCCCCTGCCGCCATTGGCTATTTGTACTCACAGTCTGGCTACTGCTGCGTATCTACCTCAGTCTGGTGACTGTTGCATGTCTGTGTTTACAACGCCAGCCTTGTTACTGCTGCACATTGCCATTCACAGCCACGATACTACTACTTCTGCAACACCAACATCACCACGAGTGACTCGCAGTTCGTACCCCAGGCCCTGTGACTGGTGCACATCTCTGTTCACACCAGCCTTGTTGCTGCTCCCGTCAGTTTATAGCCGCTGCTTTTTATCTGCTGCATAGCTACATTTCCAGCCCCAACCATGCAACTGCTTCACATCTTGCTtcacatttacacccccacaaCTGCTTTCTGCCTCCAGTCACATTTCCATCCCTGTGAGTACCGCATCTTTCTGCTCAGAACCAGCcttctttacatttattttatattaCATGCTGCATCTCTAAGCAATACCCAGTACGTTTCTAGTCGCGCACATCAAATTGAAACAGTATAACGGGAACCATCGTAGTTATTTCCCACTACAATCATATGGTATATTACATAACAAACCTTAAAAATTTAAAACCGATGCTGCTTACACTTTCTTACATTTATCTTCCTGACCCACCCTCCCCAGCACCCTTTTTGGGGTCCCAACAAATACACTAATATCTTCACGTTCACTAATGCCAATAAATAGGCCATTGGGGCGATATCTTCCAGCTCTTCTGCGGGAGGATTTCACGTTCCACAACCACAGACTTGTCACTGTTGCGTGCCGCCATTCATAGTTCCAGCATTGTTACTGCTACAGCTGACTGTTGTTCCTCCTATGTTAGTGGCTGTTAGCAGTGTCCTTTAGCATCAGTTCACCCTTCCATCTATGTGATAGAATGTAGGACCTACTGCCACCCAAATCAATAAAGGAAGTTAAGATTATGCAAATACATTCCCCTGCACTCTGCTGTGTTTCTGTTCAAAACCCTCGACCTGTGACTGCTGCTTATCTCCGTTCAAAATTCAAGCTCCGTGACTGTTGTCAGTGTATTTTCACACATCTAGTCCACTGTCCGTGAACCCTGTGACAGCTGCTTCCTAGCATTTGCGAGCTCCTGTGCAAACCACCAATGCCCCTCTGTCCTCATAATAAACAAAGGAGGATATCTAAATGAGATCACATGTCCCTTAGCTAGTGAGGTTGAGCTAATTGGGCTTGCGTTTTTGCATCAACTACACTTCATATATGATGATGGTTTCAAACTCTATTGTGATATTTCTGTCTGTCTTTGTGGATTCTTCAGTTTGAGATTGTTTTGCAATAGTTGTGATATTACTGCTATTGAGGCATGTGTTCAGCTTTCTGGGGCATTTAGTAGTTAGCAAATAAGGCTGAATCAAATCTTACCAGTTTTGTAAAATGTCAACACTTTTCCTTGCAACCACTAGTAATTTAGAGGTCATTTCCAACCCCGATTCCAGTCACAGGATTTTCTACATCTCCTTATTATcctcctttttaggtctcgcctaggcagCCCATGCAATGTCTCTTTTGAGAAATGCTGTACCTGCAGTGTGGGCTTCAAGCACCTCCCATCTTTTCAATTTGTTCCTGTTAGTGCCCTTCGTAAAAGCCTACTTTTGTTTCGTGAATATACTTAGTCCCGGCTTTTGGTGTTTCACACCCTCCCAGGAGACTGCCCCGGTTACTTGGGtcttaatctttttttaaatttacgttCCTTTGTGTGCACTATTTGTTTTGTTTGCCTCGGCTCGTGTATCAGCACAGCACCTGCTTTATGGATGCTATGCTTCATGTTTCGGATGGCATTTGCATTTTCCAACACTTTTGTTCTATTAGCACAGCCCCCTCTTCACAGCCGCTGTGGTTCATGTTTTAATTTTGTTACTTATAAGGAGGTAGCATGTGTGCCATCGTTTATTTTTCGGTGCCCCCTCATCGGCAGGCATGGACCCCGCAGAGGTAGCTTTGATGTGAAGGGCAGTGGTGTCTGTCGTGGGCGGCAGTACTGGAGTCCAGCACCAATTCAGCTCGGActccctgctgctgcaacctgaGCTCTCGTTCCTTATCAACATCTTGCTAGCCAGGTGTCTCCCGCAGGATGAGACGTGCTCCCACCTCCCTACAGTCCCATCGCCACTGTGCCTCACTGAGTTGTATCTTTTTAGCTGCAACAATTTCTGTGAGGTGAATTGTGCAATTTGTCATATTTTAAAatggtgcatttcaaaaccaccttAACAGTGTGGTTACTCATTTTACGTTTTAAACAGTACATAGTGAATAATTCAAACAATgaattctactcccctctactcaactccatgacactctactccccctactcaacTCTGACACTTCAACAAATCCACCTGTAACACTCTACtcatccactccactctgacactccatgccactaacttttagccatgctgaacagcagccacacttgtgTACAACATGTTTACTTTGGGAGCCATGTTTGTGTTTTAGTTACTTTGGGCATGTTTAGCAAAGAAAGGCATGTGGCTGCTGTTCTGAACAGCTGCAAACGCTCCTTCCCTCTCCTTGTTGTCTTTGTTTCCTCCCTTGTGCTCTGCAGGCTGCTGATTGGAGGAGAGGGCAGGGTAGAGCTGGGGCCGCTCTGCGGGCTTGTTCAGATCAGTGTTTATTTCCGTTGCTCTCTGAGGTCCTATACACATACCTTCGACtgcacaattatatattttttttagttgaaaaaaaacacaggcaccagtCTCATTGGACGCAGGGAAATTAAGTGTCAAACATAGTCTGCAGTTCCCAGAGGCCGCTCTGCACCTCCTGCTCCATTGCTGCCTTTCGGGCTGTGCGGATGTGCtcattggaggagggggtggggtagaGCCAGGCCCACTCTGCAGGCTTGTTTTTCACCTACCACCACTCCGGTGTTACAAAACAGCAAAACGTAAACAAATGGCCCTTTATTACCCTTAGGCAACAGACAGAATTAGCCCCTTACTAGACCTCCTGGAAGTCTTAGGCACCTCATCAGGAAGCGCTATAAAATATAGGTAACATGGAGCGCCATTAAAAAATGAAACCTTACAGTAGCATTCTTATGTTCATAATATGCCCCCTTTTAAGTATCTAGGTGCAGCATACTGTTTAACCTATCCTTTCAGAAGTCTTGTTTAGGATATCCTGTGCTTCCAAATGTTTATTAGTAAGGTGTACATTTCCCCCCTTTCTCACTGTCACATATATCGTGAGATATCATTACTCTGTTCCATATTCTGACACAACTACTCCATGGGAGTAAGTCTTTACCTGCTTTCACAATTATGTGCTGCATTTGTtcgtttgaattttgaagagattttGTCATATTTTCATTAAATTGCACGGAAGCCCGTCTTTGGTTGTGTTTGGACGTTCACCAGTTGCATGTGAAGCAGTAGTACATTTTGTAGCAGCCAGAATAATAGGCTGCATGGCTAAAtaattataaggtcccaaaggcaagccctattggctatgccaatgcttgtttgaagtgttgccacTAACGTTGTCACAGTGAGTGATCTTCGGTTGTACCAAAGGTGTGTAAAATGTGGCCTGTTTAGATGATGGGGTCGCTGTATACGATTTCATATCCTAATTAAGTGAGAAAACGACAACTGTGGTATAGATTTTGTGCCTCCCCTATTTAGTAGCACCGTTTTATCCCGAAATTGGAGCTCACACAATATTCACACCTGTTGCCAAGATGCACATAGGCGTGATCTCATAAAATGGTGACCACTGCTCTAATTAAATAACATCAAATATTGGAAAACGTCTGAGGTGGGACAAAACGTGTGTCGGCTGAATCATCTGTATCTTGCATGATTGAATCAACTATACTTCATGTCAGATGGTGCTAAGATTGAGCACAGGAATTACTCCACTACTTTTTTAGAGTTGTACTGTTAATTTCATGAGGAGGAATCAGGGACGGAAACAGTACCCTAAGAATTAAATTTGACTAATCAGGATGAAATAATATTACTTATTTACTACTGTAATTAGTGccctaatatttatttttatatgattTGATACCCTATAACATGTTTTACATTTACACCTCTGTTCCGTTTACAAACCACATCCGTTTTTTTTAATGGCAGAATTCGGTGCTGTCAGTTCCTGTTGCATAGATGCCATTTTTGGGTCCCCTGTAGATATTACATATGTATTCTTGGCCTGTCTGATCGTTGTTCCTTTTGCAAGTTATTCCTGCTGTACACAATTCCACATTCCTTCTTGCTTTTAGTATCTTTTTAACCTTTATGGTGTCACCATATGCCACATTTTAAGGTCAGCATTTGATCAAATTGTTTATTTGAGTTCCCAAATTAACCTCTATTTTAATTTGTGTTGTTTGGATTTTGAGCTTCATGTTGTGGGCATGGAGGCACCGTTTAATTATAGAGAATATTGCAGACTTTATTTTAGTTAGACAAGTAGGGAAGAAATTGTTTGAGGCTTTGGAGCATAAAGTGGTTATGTTGATTTCAACAGGCTCTAGACACTGGCTTACATGCCTTTAATACTACATGTCTTCTTGAAAGACAGGCTGAATTTAAATTTAGTGCCTACTGTTTTCACATCTGTTCATTCTTAGGGGAAGCACACGTCTTTAAAAACCTGCTATGTGCTGAGATCTGTATCTGTAGGTCTGTTTATGTTGGTCATACTAATTTGAtatgtttctctttttttcataGGATTCCCAGCCATCTCCATTAGCCCTTCTTGCAGCAACATGTAGCCGAATTGGTCCCCCTGTAGTGGAAGAAGCCGTTGCCCCCCCAGTTCCTTCCCACCCAACACCTAGAAAATTGGTACCAATAAAACCAGCACCAGTCCAAGGCAAAGGCGGCTTTGGACTTCTTGCCTCCAAAGGAAATGTTATCCAACTCCAGAACACTCAGTTGGGGACCTCTTATCCCACAGGACAGCTGGTCTTTACTATTCAGAACCCACCTGTGCTCAATAAGGGAGCATTCACATCTAATTGCCTGCAGTACCAAGGGGTGCCACAGGCTGGACAAACCTTCCAAGTGCAGCAGAACCTTGCAAACCAGATTCAGCTAATCTCTGGCACCAACCAGACCATAAGCACCACCACTAAACATGTGCCTATCAAACCGTCACAATCCCCAAAAATCGAAGTGGGCACAGCCTCCATGCAGGGTGTCATCAACATGAAGACATCTGACGGCTCCACCATCACCCTACCTCTCAGTAATCTCATCGGAGCCGGGGACCACAGCACTCAGACACATTATGTCACTGAAAGTCCTCCACTGCAGACAACGAAGCccaataaaaaaacaaggaaaaaagtcATGGCACTACCTTCTATGTCACCCACAGCAAACATTGGAGAGCAGGTGGAGACAGTGCTGATCGAAACAACGGCAGAAAACATTATCCAAGCAGGCAACAATGTGGTGATCGTTCAGGGCCAGACCCAAGGCCAACCAACCATGATGCAGCAGATGCAGCTTGTGCAGCCTAAGCAGGAGCCACAGGTGGTGCATATCCCTCAGCAGGCACTGCGCGTTGTCCAGGCAGCATCTGCCACCCTCCCTGCAATTCCACAAAAGGCTCAGCACACCTTTCAAGTTCAGTCGGCTGAACCAGTGCCCTCCCAGGTAGGTACTTCTAAGTGCCCCTTTGGAGTTTGTTTTTAGTGATCAAATGTGAAGGTTCATACAATCTGCTCACGTTAGGCAATGTATGCTATACTTAGAGTAgtggagaagcagggatgatgatgtattgcatgggtTGAAGTAAAGATGACTGATTGTACAGAGTATGTAGTGTAGTATTCtttaaatagggttacctatatgtTTTACTCTGGCAGGTTTCTTTAATGGTATGGTGTACAGATAGTTTTAGCTGTGTATTAGCAACAGACCGATTGTAGCCAATATAATGAGAGTGAGCTTTGGGTCTTACCTTTTTACATGATTCATAAACTTTCAGTCAAGGGGTTGTTTCTAATATCCGGAGCGTCATGAATGTTGTTGACTGAACTGCCATGCCCTCGGACCCTTCTCACCAGCCACCAGGCTAGGCCAAGCTTTACAGTGGGAAAGCCCAGGAGACAAGGGGGTTTGGGAGACAGAAAGGTGCTGGCACGGATACATGTCTTTGGCTTACGAATTGCTTTACTGACATCCTCTGCTTAGTGTAGACTGCAGTTCCACCCATCAGCTAACTACTCTATACCAAAAAAAAG encodes:
- the SP2 gene encoding transcription factor Sp2, producing the protein MSDSHDGMAATAAVSPSEYLQPSASSTQDSQPSPLALLAATCSRIGPPVVEEAVAPPVPSHPTPRKLVPIKPAPVQGKGGFGLLASKGNVIQLQNTQLGTSYPTGQLVFTIQNPPVLNKGAFTSNCLQYQGVPQAGQTFQVQQNLANQIQLISGTNQTISTTTKHVPIKPSQSPKIEVGTASMQGVINMKTSDGSTITLPLSNLIGAGDHSTQTHYVTESPPLQTTKPNKKTRKKVMALPSMSPTANIGEQVETVLIETTAENIIQAGNNVVIVQGQTQGQPTMMQQMQLVQPKQEPQVVHIPQQALRVVQAASATLPAIPQKAQHTFQVQSAEPVPSQVYFRTASGELQTLLLHEGTTITTSPPTTCTIAPKSCKKSPVRKERSLPKLAPAGGVISLNAAQLAAAAQAMQTININGVQVQGVPVTITNTGNGQQQLTVQNVSGNSVTISGLSPTQIQLQMEQALSGDLQPGEKRRRMACTCPNCKNGERRSHDQGKKRHVCHISDCGKTFRKTSLLRAHVRLHTGERPFVCNWVVCGKRFTRSDELQRHARTHTGDKRFECSQCQKRFMRSDHLTKHYKTHLISKSL